Genomic segment of Umezawaea sp. Da 62-37:
TGTGGATCCCTGCTCAAGTCAGTCCGTTGTCAGCACCAGGAACTGATCGCCGTTGCCGAGCGGTCTCAACTGCGACGGGAGTCTGCCGCCGGCCCCGCTGTTGTCCTTTTCCGGAATGTACTTCACGCTCGAACGACTGCCATCCGGCTGTTTGCCGCCTTCCGCGCTGACCGCGAACGGGTACTCGTCCCGGTCGTCCCCCGGCCTGCCGACCTTGCTCCCGGGTTTGATGCCCTGCAACGACTGCTGTCGTCGTTTCTTCGCACCTCCGCGGTCGAGGGTCAGCAGTTTCGGCTTCGCCGTTTCCGACGTCCAGGTCCCGCCTTGCCAGACCACGCCGTTCTGCGCCTGGGTGACGTGCAGGGCGGATTCGGGGTGGCGGCTGCTGGACACGTAGACCTCGTAGGCGTACTTCGTGCCGTCCTCCGCCTCGGCCTGCCGATAGGCCTCGTTGCGCGCGTCGACGCCCGCCTGCATCACCGCGTCACCGACCCCGTCCCCGATCTCGTCCGAAATGGCTTGGGTCACCTGGCCCGCGGCCTTGACGGTGTCGTTGCCGGTCACCGCGCCGACCGCCTCCACGAGCCCACCCACAAGGCTGGTACCGGCGTCGATGGCCGCGTCGGCGGGGTTGTCCAACGTCCGTGCGGCCAGTGAGGCGATCTCCCCGGTCGCCCGACGTCCGGTGGGACTCGACCAGAAGACGCGCTGCGCCTCGCCTGCCGCCTGACCGGTGGTGGTCACCGGGACGAGGCGCGGCGGAACGATCGGGGCGTTCAGCGACGCCGCGCTCGGCGTTCGGAGGGGTTGGCCGTTCACCGCGTGGAGTTCCTGGAACTGCCGTTCCGTCAAGGCTTGCCGCTCGGCCTGGTCCTCGGCGCGGTCGAGTTGGCTGTTCGGCTTGCGCCGTTCGGGTTCCGGCCGGGGCGCCGGGGCCTGCTTGACCGCGGCCACCTGTCGCAGAGGTGTCTCGTGAGCCGGACGGACCTGCTTCTGCTTCGCTTCGGCGATCCGGCGGGTCAATCCGCTTCCCGGCGCGCCGCCGCGCTGGCTTTCGGCGTAAGCCGCCCGCGCCGAGGCGGTCCGCTGCAACTCCTGGGTCGCCTTCTGCTTCTTGTCCTGGAACTGCCGGTCGGTCTTGGCCTGCCGCTCGGCCGCCGCCTCGGCCAGGCGCACCGACTGCGGTAGGGGTTTGGCGGCCTTGGGTTTCGACGCCTGCTTGGCCGCCGCCGGTTTCGTCGTGAAGGGTTTGGTGGTCTTGGGGGCGCGTTTCGCCTGGGTGATCGGTTTCGGCTGCGTTCGGGCGGCCTGCTTCACCAGCGCCGCGGGCTTGGGAACGGCCTTGGGCTTGAGCACCGGCTTGGGTTTGGGAATCCGTTTGGCCTGGGGTACGGGCACCAGCCTGGGCTTGGGTTTGGGAACCCGCTTGGCCTGGGGCTTGGGCACCGGCTTGGGCTTGGTGGTCTTCTGGGCCAGGGGTTTCGGTTTCGCCACGCGTTTCGCCTCGGTGGCCGGTGCCTTCTTCGCGGCCGGTTTCGCCGCCGCCTCGACCGCCTTCGGCACCACCACGGGAGGTTTCACCGCCGGGGGCTTCGCCGCCGCGTCGGCGTCCTGGGCGCCCAGCACTCCGAAAGCCACGGTCAGGAACCCACCGGACACCGCGTACAGCGCTGCCCTGCCCATCGACACTCGTCCGGTCGTCATCAGCCGCTCCCCCTCTTCCCCGCGGTCGCGCTCCCGTCCCCGATGCGCGAGACCGCCAGGAAAGACCCGTCCCGTCCACGGGCCGTACAACAGGAGTCCCCGACCGCTGGACCGCGGGTGTACCGGCGTTCAGCGCGCGGTCGGCGTCGCGAGTCCGACGAGCTTGGTGAGGAAGCGGTCGATCTGCTGCTCGACGGGCGGCCACGGCAGGTTCGGTTCGTTGATCCGCAGCGAGAGCATGCCGATCACGGCGGCGCGGAGGTCGAGCGCCACCGTGAGCGCGTCGTCGGGCGGGGCGGTGCCGGCTTCCATGCACTCCTGCACGGCCTGCGCGGTGCGGGTCAGCAGCACCTCTTTGAACGGCATCCCAGGGCGTCGGCTGGCCTTGCTCTCGTGCATGACCTTGTAGAGGCCGGGATGTTCCTGCGCCCAGGCCGCCTGCGCCAGGATCCGCGCGCGCAGCCGTGACGCCGGGGTCTCGTGGCCCGTCTCCGCACGGGCGGCGGTTGCCAGCATCTCGTCGTGGCAGTGCTGCATCGCGGCCAGCACGAGCGCGTCGCGGTCCGGGAAGTACAGGTAGACCGAGGTCGGCGAGATCGACAGCGCGCGTGCGACCGCTCGCAGCGACAGCGCCTCGTCGTCGGCCAGTTCGTCGAGCATGCGCACCGCGCTGGCGACGATCTCGTCCCGCAGCAGCTCGCCCTGCCCGCGGGCGTTCGGACGCCGAGGACCCGTCGGACGGGGTCTCGGGGTGCCTGCCATGGACGCATCCTCCCACCCGCCGCCCCTTGCGGGACGGCCAACCATGAGAATACGGTCGTACATGCAAGGACACCTGTCCACTAAAAGGGGAAATCATGCCGGTCACGCTCGACGAGGCTCACGAACTGATCAGGAGCGCGCACCGACGGGCGGACGAGTTGGGCGCCCGCGTCACGGTCGCCGTCGTCGACGAGGGCGGGCACCTCCAGGCTCTCGGCCGGATGGACGGCGCACCGCCGCTGTCGGCCGAGATCGCCACGCACAAGGCGGCCAGCGTCGCCCTCGTGCGTCGCGACGGTGCGGAACTGCGCCGGATGCAGGAGGCCTGGCCCGCTTTCTTCACCCAACTCGACCGGGCCGCGGGTCGTCCCATCCTGGCCGGTGCGGGGTCGATGCTGATCCGGCGAGCCGACAGCGTCCTGGGCGCCGTGGCGGTCAGCGGCGGACTGCCGCAGCACGACGACGACTGCGCCGAAGCCGGACTCGCCGGGCTCAGCGGTTGAGCATCCCCGTCGCCCGAGGGCGAGCCGGTGATCAGTCGACCCGGACCCAGAAGTCCGAGGGACCCGGCTCGAAACCCTTGCCCCTCACCAGTTCCGCCGTTTCGGCGAAGCGCCTGGCCACCTTCGCGGGTGCGTGGGCGTCGCTGCCGAAGGAAACCGCCGTGCCGCCCTCCTCGCGCCACCAGCCGACCACCTCGCCGTCCGACGGCGCGGTCGTGTTGACCTCCAGTGCCCGACCGGAGTCCGCGAGCGCCCTGAGCACCGCCCGGACCTCCACCTCGTGGGCGCGGGCGTCGTAAGGGCCCGCGCTCGCGGGCCACGAGCGGACGGGGTAGTCGAGGTGGGCCAGGACCTGGAAGGCGTCGCACGATTCCACCATCCGCAGCACTTCGGCGAGGTAGGCGCGCACGGTCTCGTCGGCGGGCCGGGTCGTGAGCAGCTCGTCGACCATGACGTCGCCCTCTGGTGTGCGGATCGAGTGCACCGAGCCCAGCACGCGCTCGAAGTCGCCACCGGCCAGCAGGTCCGCCACGCGGTCGGCGTGCCAGTGCGGTTCGCTCAGCTCGACCCCGGTCCGGATGACCAGGCCGGGGAACAGTTCCCGGCAGCGGCGCACGGCGTCCAGGTAGCCGGGGACGTCCAGGTCCGGCGGCCGCAGCAGCCCGTCCGCCCCGAGGCGGGCGCGGAAGCACTCCGGCAGCCGGGGAACCAGGCCCGAGCCGACGGTCCACGTCGTGAGGTCGCCGTGCTCGGTGAAGGAGATCGCGGGCAGGCCGAGGTCGACGGCGCGGGCGCAGGCCAGTCGCATCGAGCCCTCGCCGGCTTCCCAGGACCACTCGGAGTGCACGTGGCCGTCAGCGGGCAGCATGCGACCGACGGTAGAGGACGCCGTGTCTCGCGAAGCCCGACCGGTCAGTCCCGGAGAACGCCGTGCGCCCGGTACCACTCCCGGACCTGCGACAACACCAGCGGATCGTGGGCCAGGTCCGGGTGGCCGCGGCCCGCGTGGACGTGCAGGGCGTTCGGCGTGCCGCTGTCGGTGAGGATGCGGGCGAGCGCCTGGTCCCAGGACAGCGGGACCACGGTGTCGGCGTCGCCGTGGTGCACCTGGTACGGGGTGGTGATGCGCGCTGCCAAGAGGGGGTCGGTGGGGCCGATGCCTCCCGAGGTGTGCGACGCGGCCCGGAAGACACCGGGGTGCGTGCCGAGCAGTCGGATGGTCACGAAGGCGCCCATGCTGTTGCCGTGCGCGGCCACCCTGGCCATGTCGACCACACCGACGCACGTCAGCAGCTGCCGGGTCTTCTCGGCCCGCTCGACGTTGGCCTGCGAAGCCCCGTCCGGCCCGTCGGGGGCGTTGCCGCGGTCGACCGCGTCCGGGGCGTGGGTGTAGTTCGTGGCGATCGCGACCACGCCCCAGCCGACCACCGTGCGCGCGATCCGCGCCGAGTAGGTGCCCGCGTCGCCGTTCCTGCCGTGGCTGATCACGACGGCGGGGTGCGGTCCGGCGCCTTCGGGCGTGAACAGCACACCCTCCAACGCGTAGCGCACGCCCTCGTCGGTCGACCGGTAGGTCCAGGTCGCGCCGCCGACTGATCGGGCGTCACCGAGCACGGCGAACGCGGCGCAGTCGGGCATCGCGCCCCTGGCAGCGACGGGTGGCGGGCCCGTGAGGCACGCCATGACACCGAGCAGCACCAACGCCGTTCGGAACACCGCCACCTCCCCCGCTGACCCGACTGCCCGCATCCGCGCACCGGCACCCGACGCCATCCACGTACAAACAGGACGTGGTTGCCGTGCCTCGTGCCTCATACGTTTGATCCGTGCGCCATGCCATCGTCGGGGACAAAACGCAGGCAGTCGACCGGTTCATCCGCGACAACTCGATCGAGACCGTCGAACTCGCCGTCGTGGACATGATGGGGGCGATCCGGGGCAAGCGGGTTCCCGCGGCGATCTTCCGGCAGGGCGGGGAGTTCGCGATGTCGTCGGGGGTGTTCTGCCTCGACCACGGCCTCGACGTGCTGCCGCCCGTGGGCCGGTACAGCTGGGCGAGCGGTTACCCGGACGTGTTCCTGGTGCCCGATCTGACCACCCTGCGGCTGGTTCCCTGGCGCCCAGGGGCGGCGCTGGTGTTCTGCGACGTCGTCGACCGGGCGGGTGAGCCCGATCCGCTCGACCCGCGTCACGTGCTCCGCCGCGCGCAGGACCAGGTCCGGCAAGCGGGGTTCGACCCCGTGGTCGGGCTGGAGACCGAGTTCTACCTGCTCGATCCGGACACGCTGCTGCCCCGCCACTCGCGGAACCCCATCTACAGCCTGCACGACGACTCCTACCTGTGGCCGGTGATCCGGGACGTGCGGGCGGCGCTGGAGGCCGTGGGTGTGGTGGTGGAGGCGAGCGGGGCGGAGTACGGGGCCGGGCAGGTGGAGATCACCCTCGACCACTCCGCGCCGTTGGTCGCCGCCGACGACCTGCTGTTCTTCCGCTACGCGGTCAAGCAGACCGCGGCCGTGCACGGCTACCTGGCCACGTTCATGGCCAAGCCGCGGGCGGGGTCGTCCGGGAGCGGTCTCCACGTGCACCAGAGCCTGCGCCGCCGGGACACGGGCCGCAACGCCTTCTGGGACGAGGAATCCGCGGGACTGGGCGAGGAGGCGCTGTCCTACCTCGCCGGTCTGCTGCGCCACGCCGCCGAGACGTGCCACGTCGCCGTTCCGACTCCCAACGGGTACAAGCGATCGGTGGGCTACTCGTTCGCGCCGACGCACGCCACGTGGGGGTTCGACCACCGTTCCGTCGCGGTGCGGGCGCTCGTGCACGGCGACGGCGGCACACGGCTGGAGCACCGGGTGGCGGCGGCGGACGCCAATCCCCACCTCCTGGTGGCCACCCAACTGCTGGCGGGTCTCGCCGGGCTGGAGGAACAGCTCGAACCGCCGCCCGCCGCGACCACCGACGTGTACGCGGGCAACGACGCCGAGCCGCTGCCGCGGAGCGCCGCCGAGGCCGTGATCCGGTTGGACAGCAGCAAGTTCGCGCGATCGGCGCTGGGCGAGGAGGTGACGGCGTTGCTGTGCCTGCTCGGACGGGCGGAGCAGGCGGCCGCCGACGCCGAGGTGACCGACTGGGAACGGCGCCGCTACCTCGAATCGGTCTGAACACCACTCGTCCATCACTCGACAAGGTGGGGTACGTCCATGTGCGGTGTCGTCGGCTTCGTCAACAGCGGCAAGCGGAAGGAGGAGCGGATCACGAGCCTGCGCCGGGGTATCCGGGCGATCGCCCACCGCGGACCCGACGAGGCGGGCGTCTACGACGACGCGGAGTTCAGCCTGGGCACGGTCCGGCTGTCGGTCATCGACCCGCTGCTCGGCAAGCAGCCGATGGTCACGGCCGACGACCGGTTCGTGCTGGGCTTCAACGGGGAGATCTTCAACTACCTGGAACTCCGGCGGGAACTGGAGGCGCGGGGAGTCGCGTTCGCCACGAGGTCCGACACCGAGGTCCTGCTCCACAGCCTGGTGGTGTGGGGCGAGGGGGCGCTCGACCGGCTCAACGGCCAGTTCGCGTTCGCCTTCTACGACCGGGAACGGCGCGAACTGCTGCTGGGGCGCGACCCGTTCGGGGAAAGGCCGTTGTTCTACACCGAGCAGGGCGGCGCCTTCCACTTCGCCTCCGAGATCAAGGGGTTGTTCGCGTTCCCGGACGTGCGCCGTGAACTGTCGGCCGACGGCGTCCGGGCCAACGGGCGCTACTGGACGCCGGTGCCCGGCGAGTCGTGCTTCACCGGTGTGCGCAGCCTTCCGCCGGGGCACGTCGCCCGCGTCGGACCCGGCGGGGTGGAGCTGTCGCGCCACTTCGAGGTGCCGGTCGACCGGGGCAGACGCCCGCAGCCGGGCCTGACCTTCGAGGACGCGAAGGCGGAACTGCGCGACAGGCGCGACGAAGCGGTGCGGTTCCGGCTGCGCGGGGACTACCCCGTTCCTCGGGTTCGGCACGACCGCGCCCGCCGACCCCATGCCGGTGACGAGCGGCTACGGGTTGCAGTACTGGGAGCAGTGGGTCAGGTACGTCCTCACCCGCGACCCCGGTCACGACTCCCTCGACGTCGATCCCCGCGATCCCGGCAAGTGGCTCGACCGGATCAGCCGACTGTCCACTCTGGAGGATCGCAACGACGTGGACCTCCCGCCGTTCGCCCGCGCGAGCGGCAAGCTGATCCTGCTCCACGGCGCCGCCGACGAACTGGTCTCCCACCTCTCCACGAACGACTACTACCAACGGGTGCGGCACCTGCTCGGCCCCGTGTCGGCCCGCGAGTCCACGCGCTACTACGTCGTTCCGGGGGCGAACCACGCGAACTTCGGCACGCCGGCGTTCGCCGCGGGCTGGGACTCGCTCTCCGCGCTCGAACGCTGGGTCGAGAGGGGACGGCCGCCCGTGAACCCGGTCGTGGCCGACGTCAACCACGACCGGACCCGCCCCCTGTGCGAATACCCGACCTGGCCCCGGTACCGCGGCGGTGACGCGGACAGCGCCTCCAGCTTCACCTGCACGCGGTGACCGTTTCCAGGAACGCTGTTGTCACCACCGGGCGGCCGGGGGCGTGCGGCCGCGTTCCACAACGGCCGAACCCTCGCGTTCGACTTCGGACTTGCCGCACCGACCCCGCCCCCTGCTCGCCGCAGGCTATTTCCGGCCAACGGCCACGCGATCGGGGTGCGGGGTGAGATCCTTCCACCATGGCCGTCGCTGATGATCTCGACCGCGCAACCGACTCGCAGTGGGACTGGGTCGCCGAGCACACCCGTGGATACCTCGCCTCGGGCGGCACCGAAGGACACGAGTCGAACGGCGTCCTCACCCTCGTGCTCGCCACGACCGGACGCAAGACCGGTATCGCGCGCCGCACGTGCCTGATCTACGGCACCGAGGGTGAGGACTTCGTCGTCGTCGCCTCCAAGGGCGGCGCCGACGACGATCCGGCCTGGTTCAAGAACCTCCAGGCGGACCCGAGCGTCGGGGTGCAGGTCGGCACCCGCCGGTTCACCGCTCACGCCCGCGTCGCGTCCCCCGCCGAACGGGAAGTCCTCTGGGCCCGGATGGCGGCCATCTTCCCGTTGTACGAGGAGTACGCGGAGAAGACCCAGCGGGAAATCCCGATCGTCCTGCTCACTCCGCGGGACTGACGCCGGCAACCGTTCGGCGGTCGCCTAGTGGGAAGCGGGGCCCCAGAGCGGCACGCCCGCGTGCGCGTCGCCGACCGAGGAGTCGGCGTACACGTCAAGGGTGTCCCAGGGGTCCTGCTCGTCACTGATGAGGTGGGACACTATCCGCAGGGTCGGCCACGCCTCCCCGTGGACGGTGGTGTCCTGGTTCAGGCACTGGACACCGCCTTCGACGTCCCAGCAGTCCCAGTCGGAACCCTCGTAGTCGACGACCTCCAACGTGGTGGACACGAAGACGGACAGGTCGTCGTCGAGTTCGTAACCGGTGTTGGTGACGACGACGTCGAACAGGGACGTGCTGGCGTTGGACGTGTGCCACACGCCTTCGAGACCGTAGTCGGGTTCGTCGAACACGGTCATGTTGTAAACCGGGACCAATTCGACGGCGAGCCGGTTCGATTCGTCGGCACTCGCCACACCGGACGAGAAGAAGCCGGTGCACACCGCGAGCGCGGCGACCATGGCAATACGTCGAGACAAGTGGTCATCCCCCTGTGTTGACAGTTCGCCGGTCCATCGGCGCATGCCGGATGAACCCGGCGAAACACGAAAACCCCATTCACGAATTGGTCCCCTCGAACCAACGGAAGCTAAGACGCGCATGGTCCGGAGGGGTTGCGCGGGTCGCTTCGGGAACTTCGGGAGCTTCGGCCGGTGGATCGGTTCGATGCGGGCCGCCCGACGTCAACCGGCACGGAGTCGTCCGTCCACAATGGACGATCGCCTGACGACGTTCACCCGACTGCGCAACGGGAACCCGTCTCCGGTGATCAGGTGCGGTCGGGCGCGGCGTGGGCCAGCAGGAGTCCCTCGACTCCCCGCAGGAAGGTCTCGCAGATCAGCGTCGGGTCGAACAGGCAGCCCGCGGCCATGGCGCCGTCGCGCAGCATGACGTAGTGCCGGGCGGCGGGTTCGGCGGACTCCTCGCGGACGCGCGCCAGCAGTTCCACGAGGGTCTCCAGGAACCACTGCCGGTGGGCGAGGGCGGCCTTGTGCACCGGGTGGTCGGGAGCGGAGTACTCCGCCACGGCGTTCAGGAAGGCGCACCCGCGGAAGCCCGGTGACCGGATGCCCTGCGCGATCGACTCACCGACGGCCCGAAGGGTGTCCATCGGCGACAGTCCCGCCGCGACGGCCGCGGCGACTTGGCCGCGAATGGCCCGATCGGCCCCGCTGAGGTAGGCGAGAACGAGGTCTTCCTTGCTGGGGAAGTGCCGGTAGAAGGTCGCCCGCGTCACCTGCGCCTCGGAGAGGATCCGGTCGACGCCGACGGAGTGGATCCCCTCCGCGTAGAAGATCCCGCTCGCCGTGGTGAGCAGCCGGGTTCGTGCCTCCGACGGCCGGCTCTCGGGTTCGCTGCGCGCCATGGCGCCCATGATAACGAAAGAACGTTCGGTCTTCCATTCGGAGGCGGTGGGTGCTCCCCCCTGCCCGCCTGTCGCACGGGAGGACCGACCGGGGCGGCCACCGGACACTCCCCCGCGCCGGGTCGTCGGCGATCGGTGTCGACCGGACCGCTGGACGAAGGCGATTCCGACGGATTTCGCACTCGCGCTTTCGAACCGACGACCCTGATGACCGAATTGTGCAAAATGCGTGTGAAGTGAACCAGTGGCGGCGAAAGAACTCCGAGTCGCGGTGAAAATGCCTTGACATGTTCGCCGAGACGGCGTCACGTGAATTCTTCGATTGGATCGGCTCGTGGTGGTGGGAAATTCACATGCGAAAATCGACGAATGTCGTATTTGCGGCGAATGGCCGCAACAGGGCCGCAAAACAGGGTCGGCACGTCACCGCGGTGACGTGCCGACCCTGAATGGGAAAAAACTGGGAACGGTCAGTCCAGGGCCGCCAGCAGGTCGGCGATCAGGTCGTCGGCCGATTCGATTCCCACCGACAGGCGGACCAGGTCGGCCGGGACCTGGAGCGGGGAACCCGCGGTGCTGAGGTGCGTCATGCGGCCGGGGTGCTCGATCAGCGACTCGACGCCGCCCAGCGACTCCGCCAGGGTGAACAGCTTGGTGCGGGAGCAGATGCGGAGCGCCTCCTCCTCACCGCCCTTCACCGTGAACGAGACCATGCCGCCGAAGCGGCGCATCTGCTTGGCGGCCACCTGGTGGCCGGGGTGCTCGGGCAGGCCGGGGTAGAAGACCTCGGTGACCTTCGAGTGCCGCAGCAGCGCCTCGGTGACCTTCTCCGTGTTGTCGCAGTGCTTCTCCATGCGGACCTCGAGGGTCTTCACGCCGCGCAGGGTCAGCCACGCGTCGAACGGGCCGGGCACCCCGCCCGCGCCGTTCTGGAGGAACCCGAACGCCTTGTCCAGCTCGTCGTCCGAGGTGATCAGCGCGCCGCCGATCACGTCGGAGTGGCCGCCGATGTACTTGGTGGTGGAGTGCAGCACGACGTCCGCGCCCAGTTCCAGCGGGCTCTGGATGTACGGCGAGGCGAAGGTGTTGTCCACCAGCAGCAGCGCGCCGACGTCGTGCGCCAACTCGGCCAGCAGCGCGATGTCGGCGATGCGGAGCACCGGGTTGGTCGGCGTCTCGATCCAGATCAGCTTGGTGTTCGGCCGGACGGCCGCGCGCACGGCGTCGACGTCGGACAGCGACACGGGCGTGTACTCGATGCCCCAGTGCGACATCACCTTGTCGAGCAGGCGGAACGTGCCGCCGTAGGCGTCGTTCGGGATGACCACGTGGTCGCCGGGGCGCAGCAGCGAGCGCAGCGCGGTGTCGGTGGCGGCCATGCCCGAGGCGAACGCGCGACCGTGCCTGCCGCCCTCCAGCGACGCCAGGCACTCCTCCAGGGCGGAGCGCGTGGGGTTTCCGGTGCGGGAGTACTCGAAGCCGCCGCGCAAACCACCGACGCCGTCCTGGGCGTAGGTGGAGGTGGCGTGGATCGGGACGATGACCGAACCAGTCGTCGGATCCGGGGCCTGCCCGGCGTGGATCGCCCTGGTCGCGAACCCGAAATTGCCCATTTCCGTCATGATCACAGCTTAGCCGGCGGTGGGACCGGTAACCACCCTGTGGGATTCGGATACCCCATACCACCCGATCCGGTGAACGGACCAACCTGCCGCGGGTCGACCCAGAAGTCTCCCATCGGCGGGTTTCATCGATGTGACGAAGGGGAAGCCAGGAACCCGGTGTGGCATCTTTTCGGTTGGGCCATCCGTTCGCACGGCGCCGGATGAGCCGGATGCCCGATCGGCACATTGGACCGAACGATCCAGCCGGTTGGCGCGAACAGACCATCGCAAGATCGTGTCTAGAACCGTTGGCAGCAATTTCGCGGCAATGCTGATCGGTGCCATGGGATTCACCGTTGGGCCTTTTGCGAAACTTTCCCCGCAGTAATCGCGAATGCTAGCGTTACCAACATCCCGTTCGAGGGACTGGGGCGTCTGGGGGATGCACGGTGTTCTGCATGGGGGCGAAAAAACACGTATGCCCGGTGATTGGTGCACGACCTGTGTCCACCGGGTCGTACCGACAGCCGTCGACACCTGACGGCGAACGCACAACATCGCGCAACTCGCGTTAATCCTTCTTAATTCGACCAAATCTGCTCAAACGCGCCGGTTCCACCGGTGCGTCGGCTCAGTGTGCCTGGAGGCGGTGTGCAAATCGACGCGGCACTGGTTCTCGAAGACGGTCGTGTCTTCCGCGGTGAGTCCTACGGCGCGGTCGGTGCCTGCCTGGGCGAGGTGGTGTTCTCCACCGGCATGACCGGGTACCAGGAGACGCTGACCGACCCGTCCTACCACCGCCAGATCGTGGTGCAGACAGCACCGCAGATCGGGAACACCGGCTGGAACGACGAGGACGGCGAATCGGGACGTGCCTGGGTCGCCGGGTACGTCGTGCGCGACCCGGCGCGGGTGCCGTCCAACTGGCGTTCGAAGCGGTCGCTGGACGACGAACTGGTCCGCCAGGGGATCGTCGGCATCGCGGGTGTGGACACCAGGATGCTGACGCGGCACCTGCGCGAGCAGGGTGCGATGCGCGCCGGCGTGTTCTCGGGCAGCCACCTCGCGTCGGCGGCCGAGATGGTCGCCAGGGTGCTGGACTCCCCCCGGATGGCGGGCGCGGACCTCGCGAGTGACGTGACCACACCGGAGTCGTACGTCGTGAAAGCACTGGGGGAACGGCGTTTCCGGGTCGCCGCACTGGATCTGGGCATCAAGTCGAACACCCCGAGGATGCTGGCCGCTCGCGGTGTCGAGGTGCACGTGCTGCCGCTGACGTCCACAATGGACGACCTGCTGGCGGTCGCGCCGGACGGGGTGTTCCTGTCCAACGGGCCGGGCGACCCGGCTACGCAGACGCACGCGGTCGAGCTGACGAGGTCGGTGCTGGAGCGGCGGATCCCGTTGTTCGGGATCTGCTTCGGCAACCAGATCCTGGGCCGCGCGCTGGGCCGCGACACGTACAAGATGCGCTACGGCCACCGCGGCATCAACATCCCGGTGATCGACGTGGCGACCGGCAAGGTCGCGATCACGTCGCAGAACCACGGTTTCGCGCTGGAAGGCGAGCCCGGCGAGGAGTTCTCCTCGGACTTCGGCCGCGTCCTGCTGAGCCACTACTGCCCGAACGACAACACGATCGAGGGCGTCCGCGCGCTCGACGTGCCCGCGTTCAGCGTGCAGTACCACCCCGAGGCCGCGGCCGGTCCGCACGACGCCGCGACGTTGTTCGACGAGTTCTGCGACCTGATGTCCCGCCATGCCGGTGCGAACCTGATGAGCGAGGCCCGCTGATGCCGAAGCGCACTGACATCAAGCACGTCCTGGTGATCGGGTCCGGCCCGATCGTCATCGGCCAGGCGTGCGAGTTCGACTACTCCGGCACCCAGGCCTGCCGGGTGCTGCGGGAGGAGGGCATCCGGGTCTCGCTGGT
This window contains:
- a CDS encoding TetR/AcrR family transcriptional regulator, with translation MARSEPESRPSEARTRLLTTASGIFYAEGIHSVGVDRILSEAQVTRATFYRHFPSKEDLVLAYLSGADRAIRGQVAAAVAAGLSPMDTLRAVGESIAQGIRSPGFRGCAFLNAVAEYSAPDHPVHKAALAHRQWFLETLVELLARVREESAEPAARHYVMLRDGAMAAGCLFDPTLICETFLRGVEGLLLAHAAPDRT
- a CDS encoding cystathionine gamma-synthase, with the protein product MTEMGNFGFATRAIHAGQAPDPTTGSVIVPIHATSTYAQDGVGGLRGGFEYSRTGNPTRSALEECLASLEGGRHGRAFASGMAATDTALRSLLRPGDHVVIPNDAYGGTFRLLDKVMSHWGIEYTPVSLSDVDAVRAAVRPNTKLIWIETPTNPVLRIADIALLAELAHDVGALLLVDNTFASPYIQSPLELGADVVLHSTTKYIGGHSDVIGGALITSDDELDKAFGFLQNGAGGVPGPFDAWLTLRGVKTLEVRMEKHCDNTEKVTEALLRHSKVTEVFYPGLPEHPGHQVAAKQMRRFGGMVSFTVKGGEEEALRICSRTKLFTLAESLGGVESLIEHPGRMTHLSTAGSPLQVPADLVRLSVGIESADDLIADLLAALD
- the carA gene encoding glutamine-hydrolyzing carbamoyl-phosphate synthase small subunit translates to MQIDAALVLEDGRVFRGESYGAVGACLGEVVFSTGMTGYQETLTDPSYHRQIVVQTAPQIGNTGWNDEDGESGRAWVAGYVVRDPARVPSNWRSKRSLDDELVRQGIVGIAGVDTRMLTRHLREQGAMRAGVFSGSHLASAAEMVARVLDSPRMAGADLASDVTTPESYVVKALGERRFRVAALDLGIKSNTPRMLAARGVEVHVLPLTSTMDDLLAVAPDGVFLSNGPGDPATQTHAVELTRSVLERRIPLFGICFGNQILGRALGRDTYKMRYGHRGINIPVIDVATGKVAITSQNHGFALEGEPGEEFSSDFGRVLLSHYCPNDNTIEGVRALDVPAFSVQYHPEAAAGPHDAATLFDEFCDLMSRHAGANLMSEAR